In Candidatus Nitronauta litoralis, one DNA window encodes the following:
- a CDS encoding tetratricopeptide repeat protein, producing the protein MKKLLPYIVLSLLVAVAYGNTLDHAFQYDDVNQILKKPWVRDTGKISEFLFNPAIRPVVILSFNLNYAISGFEVWSYHIFNILIHIGVVLMLYRLVLLSGKGSVRYGTISPAFKRMAFFAAALFALHPLGTQAVTYISSRSSSLATLFYLITMELFFRGLLGMRESENKLIGKSFLYFGGAATTLLLGVSSKLIIITIPAMIFLYHFYFFSGKSFMDWLKGQARLLLAIGIPFFSYIIYRMMTPEGILPTGKTYMTSDQYLLTQTQVIPFEYFKKMLFPINQSIDVDFPLATDWADWSNYGGIAVLIIFVLIILRTSRAHPWVAFGLAWMGITVLPTSSFVPLHDVAVEHRTYLPLIGFCMAAAGFLEIGIHRMRKVGPGKEIWLLRIAMLVLVLMAGLTVNRNPVWQSDVSLWADAKKKAPRFIRPYSNLGEAYDKLGKYEKAIAEFKAALELNPNYTFALNNLGNVYGKLKQFELAKGYFERVVKLDPNYAPAFYNLGRVQQVLRQIDDALHSYRRAFELKPHFEEALYNYSLLAIQAGQPDKAVEPLQKYIAYYPGNYQGYFGLGNAYLVLRRFDDAIAQFRKTGEIKPDYPLAFINLALAQLQSGKIDDAIVTYNNLLKKSPAIAGVHLNLGLIYSKHRPDNKKALFHFQESLRLDPGQPQAVIIQNAIEELKNASLPVP; encoded by the coding sequence ATGAAAAAACTCCTTCCTTATATAGTCCTTTCGCTATTAGTTGCTGTGGCCTACGGCAATACGCTGGACCATGCTTTCCAGTACGATGACGTGAACCAGATCCTGAAAAAACCCTGGGTGCGCGATACCGGAAAAATTTCAGAATTCCTTTTTAATCCAGCTATTCGCCCAGTGGTTATTTTGAGCTTCAACCTGAATTACGCCATCAGCGGGTTTGAGGTGTGGAGTTATCATATCTTCAACATCCTCATCCATATAGGTGTGGTGTTGATGTTGTACCGACTGGTGCTCCTTTCAGGAAAGGGTTCGGTTCGCTACGGAACGATTTCTCCTGCTTTCAAACGAATGGCATTTTTTGCCGCCGCCCTGTTCGCCCTGCATCCGCTGGGTACACAGGCGGTTACCTATATCAGCAGTCGTTCTTCCAGTCTCGCCACCTTGTTCTATTTAATCACCATGGAACTGTTTTTTCGCGGGTTGCTCGGGATGCGTGAGAGTGAAAACAAACTGATAGGAAAATCGTTTCTATATTTTGGTGGTGCCGCCACCACTTTGTTGCTGGGTGTTTCGAGCAAGCTCATCATCATCACCATTCCTGCGATGATCTTTCTATACCACTTTTATTTTTTTTCAGGGAAATCGTTCATGGATTGGCTCAAGGGCCAGGCCCGGCTTCTTCTGGCAATTGGAATTCCGTTTTTCAGTTACATCATCTATCGCATGATGACTCCGGAAGGCATTCTCCCGACCGGCAAGACCTACATGACTTCCGATCAATACCTCTTGACGCAAACTCAGGTTATCCCGTTTGAGTATTTCAAGAAGATGCTGTTTCCGATCAACCAGAGCATAGACGTGGATTTTCCTCTTGCCACAGACTGGGCTGACTGGAGTAACTACGGTGGCATTGCGGTGCTCATAATTTTCGTCCTGATAATTCTGAGAACGTCTCGTGCTCACCCATGGGTTGCGTTCGGATTGGCGTGGATGGGAATCACGGTTCTGCCAACTTCCAGTTTTGTTCCCCTGCATGATGTTGCAGTGGAGCATCGAACCTATTTACCCCTGATCGGTTTTTGTATGGCGGCGGCAGGGTTTTTGGAAATCGGGATTCATCGAATGAGAAAGGTTGGTCCGGGTAAGGAAATCTGGTTACTCCGGATTGCCATGCTGGTATTGGTTTTGATGGCGGGCTTGACTGTCAACCGCAATCCGGTGTGGCAGAGCGATGTTTCTCTCTGGGCGGACGCGAAAAAGAAAGCCCCGCGGTTTATTCGTCCTTACAGCAACCTGGGAGAAGCGTATGACAAGCTCGGTAAATACGAAAAGGCCATTGCTGAATTTAAAGCCGCACTTGAGCTCAATCCCAACTATACGTTTGCTTTAAACAATCTGGGTAACGTTTATGGAAAATTGAAGCAGTTTGAGCTGGCGAAGGGGTATTTCGAACGGGTGGTGAAGCTGGACCCCAACTATGCGCCTGCTTTTTACAACCTTGGGCGCGTTCAGCAGGTCTTAAGACAAATCGACGATGCCTTGCATTCTTATCGTCGGGCCTTTGAATTAAAGCCTCATTTTGAGGAGGCTCTGTACAACTACAGCCTTCTGGCTATCCAGGCTGGACAACCGGACAAGGCGGTGGAACCGTTACAAAAGTATATTGCATATTATCCTGGAAATTATCAGGGCTATTTTGGTTTAGGCAACGCCTATCTTGTGCTGCGTCGGTTTGATGATGCGATTGCCCAGTTTAGAAAAACGGGGGAGATCAAACCCGACTATCCGCTGGCATTCATTAATCTGGCCCTGGCCCAGTTACAATCCGGGAAAATTGATGACGCCATCGTCACTTACAATAACCTGCTCAAAAAGTCACCGGCTATTGCCGGTGTGCATCTCAACCTTGGATTGATCTATAGCAAGCATCGACCGGATAACAAAAAGGCATTGTTTCATTTTCAGGAATCGTTGCGACTGGACCCGGGGCAACCCCAGGCTGTAATCATTCAAAACGCCATTGAAGAATTAAAAAACGCTTCCCTGCCTGTTCCATAA
- a CDS encoding ATP-binding protein: MSKTSENLNSKLPIELDNVDGKLFSRLKKEFVCEICAGQNFLIEEDERGYSTKVPCQCAGHTRRIKLLNDAGIPGKFAETQFDTYHPVDDSQRLALRMAKDFVSDFGPEVKGILFMGQPGLGKTHLAVSILKALILEREVECKFVDFFQLLSDIRHGYSNDLSEQALINPYVNAPVLVIDELAKGRNTEWEQTMLDQIITSRYNAADRVTLFTSNHEDNSEESQNRNNSSTDGRINLSKSYAEKVNPATLSERLGPRIYSRLTEMCRFVKLEGEDYRPNVVVHTRAKPHLKHSA, from the coding sequence ATGAGTAAGACTTCAGAAAACCTGAACAGCAAATTGCCTATTGAGCTTGATAATGTCGATGGGAAATTGTTCTCCCGGTTAAAGAAAGAATTTGTTTGTGAAATTTGTGCGGGTCAGAACTTCCTGATTGAAGAAGACGAGCGCGGCTACTCAACCAAGGTGCCGTGCCAGTGCGCGGGGCACACTCGCCGTATAAAACTACTCAACGATGCGGGTATCCCGGGAAAGTTTGCAGAAACGCAATTTGATACCTACCATCCGGTAGACGATTCCCAAAGACTGGCATTGCGCATGGCAAAGGATTTTGTCTCCGACTTTGGACCGGAGGTGAAAGGTATTTTGTTTATGGGCCAGCCCGGTCTTGGAAAAACTCACCTGGCAGTCAGCATTCTTAAGGCCCTTATTCTGGAACGTGAGGTCGAATGCAAGTTTGTTGATTTTTTTCAGTTACTATCGGATATCCGCCATGGATATTCGAATGATCTTTCCGAGCAGGCACTTATTAACCCATACGTGAATGCACCGGTTCTGGTGATTGATGAACTGGCCAAGGGACGCAACACCGAGTGGGAACAGACCATGCTCGATCAGATCATCACAAGCCGGTATAACGCCGCGGACCGGGTTACCCTTTTTACCAGCAACCATGAAGATAATTCTGAGGAGTCCCAAAATAGAAATAACTCTTCCACGGATGGCCGGATCAATCTTTCAAAAAGTTATGCAGAAAAGGTCAACCCGGCAACGTTGTCTGAACGTCTGGGTCCAAGAATCTATTCGCGATTAACGGAAATGTGCCGGTTTGTGAAACTGGAAGGAGAAGACTACCGTCCAAATGTAGTCGTTCACACCAGGGCGAAACCACACCTGAAACATTCAGCATAA
- a CDS encoding sensor domain-containing diguanylate cyclase — MNKDQIAIYLNEHPEFFNDYPELLHKFKQIDHEDLPLSPLKTLSIADRILKRANDDKEHMRSQLEWFVEITQANEEIQEHLFEIERAIMSHIDLSEMIRQLKEDILTRFVLERVQICLSESPEHLMESNLIDSDEIKETLHFVSPEKLGMWFPQSEEPTLNGELKPGESVFVDDGDEIESQALIPIHLRGKLAGAICLGSREPFHFHEGLRTDYLVRMAEKLGLAIDNILLLDSLRRQPVLDRQTGLFNASYLKPVLAREFDRARRYKKQLSIIKMRIDTPSVPGDTESNSRQEVIFKEIGRILAESSRGGDSIVRTESNEFLMLLPGLENQAAVNVAERIRVALESFASPNGESTCLECRFGVTSFQSEKMRQPTDLIQRATRALSKARQNGKRVVAC, encoded by the coding sequence ATGAATAAAGACCAGATCGCTATTTATCTTAATGAGCATCCGGAGTTTTTTAACGATTATCCTGAACTCCTGCATAAGTTCAAACAGATTGATCACGAAGACCTTCCGTTGTCCCCGTTGAAAACCCTGAGCATTGCCGATCGAATTCTAAAGCGTGCCAATGATGACAAGGAACATATGCGCAGCCAGTTGGAGTGGTTTGTAGAGATTACGCAGGCCAATGAGGAAATCCAGGAGCATCTGTTTGAGATTGAGCGTGCGATCATGAGTCACATCGATTTATCTGAAATGATCCGGCAATTGAAGGAAGACATCCTGACGCGTTTTGTTCTGGAACGAGTGCAAATTTGTCTTTCCGAAAGTCCGGAGCATTTGATGGAAAGCAATCTTATAGATTCGGATGAAATAAAAGAGACTCTTCATTTTGTTTCACCGGAAAAACTGGGAATGTGGTTCCCGCAATCGGAAGAACCCACTCTAAATGGAGAACTTAAGCCCGGGGAAAGCGTATTCGTTGACGATGGTGATGAAATTGAGTCCCAGGCCCTCATACCGATCCACCTGCGAGGAAAGCTGGCGGGTGCTATCTGCCTTGGCAGTCGGGAACCCTTTCATTTCCACGAGGGTCTGCGAACGGATTATCTGGTGCGAATGGCTGAAAAACTGGGACTTGCGATTGATAATATTTTGTTATTGGATAGTTTGCGCCGGCAACCGGTACTCGACAGGCAAACCGGTCTGTTTAATGCCTCCTACCTTAAGCCAGTTCTGGCACGCGAGTTTGACCGCGCACGCCGCTATAAAAAGCAGCTTTCCATCATCAAAATGCGCATTGACACACCTTCGGTTCCCGGCGATACTGAGTCGAATTCCCGGCAGGAAGTTATCTTTAAGGAAATAGGCCGAATACTCGCTGAATCCAGCCGGGGAGGCGATAGCATTGTCCGGACGGAATCCAATGAGTTTCTCATGTTGTTGCCCGGTCTGGAAAATCAGGCTGCCGTCAATGTTGCCGAGAGGATACGAGTCGCGCTGGAAAGTTTTGCCTCTCCCAATGGTGAAAGTACTTGCCTGGAATGCCGGTTTGGCGTGACCAGTTTTCAGAGTGAAAAAATGCGTCAGCCAACAGATTTGATCCAGCGAGCCACCCGCGCTCTCAGCAAGGCCAGACAAAATGGAAAACGGGTTGTGGCCTGTTAA
- a CDS encoding flagellar hook basal-body protein produces MLDAFSSALSGLRTSSARLQTSANNISNLQTPGFKASRTVISDVQSGGSRLQGITPNQNSGSIIQTGNAFNAAINGNGFFQVSTAGGGTAFTRAGNFSVDSSGRLVDGTGNPVQPEISLPGGISSFNIGPDGQVAARVGGTTRTLGRISLANFNNPAGLTPLGGNLFAQSAESGQAVLGSPGTGGLGQLVSGAIETSNVDIAEEAVDQILATNAFKANANVIRAADEMTGTVLDIKA; encoded by the coding sequence ATGCTCGACGCATTTTCCAGCGCGCTTTCTGGTCTCCGAACTTCATCAGCACGCCTGCAGACCAGCGCCAACAATATATCCAATCTGCAAACTCCGGGTTTTAAAGCCAGCCGGACAGTTATCTCCGATGTCCAAAGTGGTGGGTCGCGTTTACAAGGGATCACTCCAAACCAGAACTCGGGTTCCATCATCCAGACTGGCAACGCTTTCAACGCTGCGATTAACGGCAACGGTTTTTTCCAGGTTTCCACCGCAGGCGGGGGCACGGCATTTACACGTGCAGGGAATTTTTCAGTCGACAGTTCCGGGCGGTTGGTGGATGGCACGGGCAACCCGGTTCAACCCGAAATTTCACTCCCTGGTGGGATATCTTCATTTAATATCGGACCGGATGGGCAAGTCGCAGCACGGGTGGGTGGCACTACCCGGACACTCGGTCGCATCAGTCTCGCCAATTTTAATAATCCCGCGGGACTCACCCCCCTGGGCGGCAACTTGTTTGCGCAATCGGCGGAATCTGGACAGGCTGTCCTCGGTTCGCCGGGAACCGGAGGACTGGGCCAACTGGTCTCCGGGGCTATAGAGACCTCGAATGTAGACATCGCAGAAGAGGCGGTCGACCAGATTCTGGCGACCAATGCATTCAAAGCCAATGCGAATGTCATCCGCGCTGCAGATGAAATGACCGGCACTGTCCTCGACATAAAAGCTTAG
- a CDS encoding glycosyltransferase family 4 protein, with protein sequence MTLPSAKPAILSLQFYAYPDAIGGAWKYTHEVNRRLVERGWPVHLITCKPDGSFKDTETIDGVTFHRLSATDARQFFRLGRRVNRAIKRIDEETRIGLVHVHNPLIGYLGLKNSLLDDAIKVIHIHSLWQDEERINRLGPEVLPGMFSPTWWRLQAIRYMEWCEFRRADSCLFLSEYMRQSFLDYFPFKKPRLRVIPGGVDIEHFRPLAPDQSAESLRDRLSLPVDQPVLLTVRRMEARMGLDRLIDAMKIVKDRKPEQPFKLIMIGKGSLREELIKRAQDLGLGESVLFPGEVSDDDLKAYYQMANVFILPTVELEGFGLSTVEALACGLPAIGTQVGGTVEILKPLDERLLFSGTSAECMAQRIEVFLEDPEPFRKLKPACRELVESRYGWEQVVDRIEEEFRLLLKR encoded by the coding sequence ATGACCCTGCCTTCCGCAAAACCTGCTATTTTGTCCCTCCAGTTTTACGCTTATCCCGATGCGATCGGGGGTGCATGGAAATACACGCATGAGGTCAATCGGCGACTGGTTGAGCGCGGCTGGCCGGTTCACCTGATCACGTGCAAACCGGATGGATCCTTTAAAGATACAGAGACTATCGACGGCGTAACCTTTCACCGTTTGTCTGCAACTGATGCCAGACAGTTTTTTCGTCTGGGGCGGCGGGTGAATCGTGCTATCAAACGAATTGACGAAGAAACGCGCATTGGCCTGGTGCATGTGCATAACCCCCTCATCGGGTACCTCGGATTAAAGAACAGTTTGCTGGATGATGCGATAAAAGTGATTCATATACACAGTCTCTGGCAGGATGAGGAACGGATCAATCGGCTGGGACCAGAAGTTTTGCCGGGAATGTTTTCTCCAACCTGGTGGCGCCTGCAGGCGATTCGTTATATGGAGTGGTGCGAGTTTCGTCGGGCAGACTCCTGTCTTTTTTTAAGCGAATACATGCGGCAGAGTTTTCTGGATTATTTTCCATTTAAAAAGCCGCGCCTTCGCGTCATTCCAGGGGGTGTCGATATCGAACACTTTCGTCCTTTGGCTCCGGATCAAAGTGCTGAAAGCCTGCGTGATCGATTAAGCCTACCTGTCGACCAGCCGGTACTTCTCACCGTACGGCGCATGGAAGCACGAATGGGGCTCGATCGTCTGATAGACGCAATGAAAATAGTAAAGGATCGAAAACCGGAACAACCTTTCAAGTTAATCATGATCGGAAAAGGTTCTTTGCGTGAAGAGTTGATAAAACGGGCGCAGGATCTGGGTTTGGGGGAATCTGTTTTATTTCCCGGTGAGGTCAGTGATGATGATTTAAAGGCTTACTACCAGATGGCTAATGTCTTTATTCTGCCCACGGTGGAACTTGAAGGATTTGGTTTGTCGACTGTCGAGGCACTTGCTTGCGGATTGCCTGCAATTGGAACCCAGGTGGGGGGAACGGTTGAAATTTTAAAACCACTCGATGAACGCCTGCTTTTTTCCGGAACTTCGGCAGAATGTATGGCGCAGCGTATTGAAGTCTTTCTGGAGGATCCTGAACCTTTCCGGAAATTGAAACCAGCCTGCCGAGAACTGGTGGAATCCCGATACGGGTGGGAACAGGTGGTGGACCGGATCGAAGAAGAATTCAGGTTGCTGTTAAAACGATGA
- a CDS encoding N-acetyltransferase — MIRKATLPDIDAIHTLLVPRAQAGTVLPRSREDIESNLRDIFVFENEGRVLGTCSLVHMGEKLAEVRSLVVDSEFGRKGIGTALIQACIDDALELGYERIFALTYVVPVFANLGFHVANMSELPYKVWKDCQTCPKKNNCDETAVIRDLVTVKVEDLPEVLRDPDSDPAISIEDFS, encoded by the coding sequence ATGATTCGAAAAGCGACACTACCGGACATTGATGCCATCCATACCCTGTTGGTTCCAAGAGCTCAGGCGGGAACGGTGCTTCCACGCAGTCGTGAGGATATTGAATCCAACCTTCGGGACATTTTTGTCTTCGAGAATGAAGGCCGGGTGCTGGGTACTTGCAGCCTGGTTCACATGGGAGAAAAGCTGGCGGAGGTCCGGTCCCTTGTTGTGGATTCGGAATTTGGCCGCAAAGGAATAGGCACAGCACTCATTCAAGCGTGTATCGATGATGCGCTGGAGCTGGGTTACGAACGGATTTTTGCACTCACCTATGTAGTGCCCGTTTTTGCGAATCTGGGTTTTCATGTTGCTAATATGAGTGAGTTGCCTTACAAAGTCTGGAAAGACTGCCAGACCTGTCCCAAAAAGAATAATTGCGATGAAACCGCCGTGATCCGCGATCTGGTAACAGTCAAAGTAGAGGACCTGCCTGAAGTGTTGCGAGACCCGGATTCGGATCCGGCTATTTCGATAGAAGACTTCTCATAA